GTCTGAATGAGCATCACGGTTCCTTCATTGGCTGCTGCCCCTGGACAGGAATTGAGATAGCGCAGCCGCGCCGCTGCGGTCTTGCTTGGGGAATATCCCCAAAAGCCGAAGCGAATAATCGAGAAGTAATGGCCGATGGAATCGCCGCACCCGCCACTAGGCGACCCGATGCCAGCCATCCCGGCCATGCACACTAGAACCGTGCAGGGATCTGCCGCTTTGGCAGGAACAGGGGTTGCCAGCAATCCGATCGCCAAGGCCAACAGTCCCGGCGCAGACCATTTTACGAACCGCTTTGTCATCTTCTGACAGGCTCCAAAATACAACTGAGAACATATTTTCATATACCATCAATATGCTTTCAGTCACTCATTCTTTGCTGTGATTTCCTCATTCACGTCAAAGGCCAGCGG
The DNA window shown above is from Gluconacetobacter diazotrophicus PA1 5 and carries:
- a CDS encoding TrbM/KikA/MpfK family conjugal transfer protein, with product MTKRFVKWSAPGLLALAIGLLATPVPAKAADPCTVLVCMAGMAGIGSPSGGCGDSIGHYFSIIRFGFWGYSPSKTAAARLRYLNSCPGAAANEGTVMLIQTMYGAIP